In one Streptomyces sp. NBC_01288 genomic region, the following are encoded:
- a CDS encoding FtsX-like permease family protein, which translates to MSALSRVIRSGMARRRVQTLVIGLATMLAVTASVLGGALLMSSEAPFDKAFDRQNGAQLTAQFDARMTTAAQLADSAKALGVTATSGPFPTATVTPGFDGQSGAPLSVAGRSTPGGEIDKMTMTKGRWVKSPGEIVLSADTGPEGRLGRKLEFPDLPGSPTLTVVGVARSVSRTADAWVLPSQIAELTLSGKVTGYQMLYRFTHADTSARMSRDREAITATTPANSLTGAQSWLGVKKVATRETALFVPFLVAFGVLGLVMSVLIVGNVVAGAVATGRRRIGILKAVGCTPGQVVRACAGQALIPAAVGAALGTAAGHLLAAPVLSDTADAYGTAGLGVELWVDVAVIGGVLGLVTLTACASAWRAGRLRAVDALAVGRTPGVGRWRRTARLAARLPVSRAVGLGLARPFARPARAVAMVVAVLFGVAAVIFAVGLSSSLGEVIASKNHNAADVTVSSAVGPGQAVRQGQPTSADPTHSTDPATVASITAAIAAQPGTRASYGSATTDATVSGMSGPVTVTAFDGDASWGGYTMVSGRWFTGAGEAVVPSTVLTATGAKVGDTVTLTVRGKAVEVRIVGEVFDTGHDGRTVLTDAATLKPAVPGLNSTTLYVDLKPGTDLHAYVTALNTELKPLGVTASTGKSSNGSGTVNVLDSLTALLTLMLVCVAGLGVLGGVVLDTHERVHDLGIHKALGMTPRQTVTMVVTSVVLPGLAGGALGVPLGLAVHGAVIPAMGHAAGLRLPRSVIEVYDAQGLVLLGLAGVGVAVLGSLLPAGWAARIRTATALRAE; encoded by the coding sequence ATGAGCGCGCTGAGCCGGGTGATCCGCTCGGGCATGGCCCGTCGCCGGGTACAGACGCTGGTGATCGGACTGGCCACGATGCTCGCTGTGACCGCGTCCGTCCTCGGCGGTGCGCTGCTCATGTCGTCCGAGGCACCGTTCGACAAGGCCTTCGACCGGCAGAACGGGGCGCAGTTGACGGCACAGTTCGACGCGAGGATGACTACGGCCGCCCAACTCGCTGACTCCGCAAAGGCGTTGGGAGTCACGGCAACGTCTGGCCCGTTCCCGACCGCGACCGTCACGCCGGGGTTCGACGGCCAGAGCGGCGCACCGCTCTCCGTTGCGGGCCGCTCGACACCCGGCGGCGAGATCGACAAGATGACGATGACCAAGGGCCGTTGGGTCAAGAGCCCCGGCGAGATCGTCCTCTCGGCGGATACCGGACCCGAGGGCCGGCTCGGCCGGAAACTGGAGTTCCCGGACCTGCCCGGCAGCCCGACACTGACGGTGGTCGGGGTGGCCCGCTCGGTCAGCCGTACCGCCGACGCCTGGGTACTGCCGTCGCAGATAGCCGAGTTGACCCTGTCCGGCAAGGTCACCGGCTACCAAATGCTCTACCGCTTCACCCACGCCGACACCTCGGCTCGGATGTCCCGGGACCGCGAGGCGATCACCGCGACGACACCCGCGAACTCACTCACGGGGGCGCAGTCCTGGCTCGGCGTGAAGAAGGTCGCCACACGGGAGACCGCCCTGTTCGTACCGTTCCTGGTCGCGTTCGGCGTGCTGGGCCTGGTCATGTCGGTACTGATCGTGGGCAACGTGGTCGCCGGCGCGGTGGCGACGGGCCGACGCCGCATCGGCATCCTCAAGGCCGTCGGTTGCACGCCGGGCCAGGTCGTACGGGCATGCGCGGGACAGGCCCTGATCCCGGCAGCAGTAGGGGCCGCACTGGGTACGGCCGCCGGTCATCTGCTCGCCGCCCCTGTCCTCTCCGACACCGCGGACGCCTACGGCACGGCCGGGCTCGGCGTCGAGTTGTGGGTCGATGTCGCGGTGATCGGCGGGGTGTTGGGCCTGGTCACACTCACCGCGTGCGCGAGCGCCTGGCGGGCGGGGCGGCTGCGTGCGGTCGACGCGCTGGCGGTCGGTCGGACGCCGGGGGTGGGGCGGTGGCGGCGGACAGCCCGACTCGCCGCCCGGCTGCCGGTGTCGCGGGCCGTTGGGCTGGGGCTGGCGCGGCCGTTCGCGCGGCCCGCGCGTGCCGTCGCGATGGTCGTCGCGGTGTTGTTCGGTGTCGCGGCCGTCATCTTCGCCGTCGGCCTGTCCTCGTCGTTGGGCGAGGTGATCGCGTCCAAGAACCACAACGCGGCCGACGTCACCGTCAGTTCAGCGGTCGGGCCGGGCCAGGCGGTCCGCCAGGGACAGCCGACCTCCGCCGATCCCACCCATTCCACCGATCCCGCCACCGTCGCCTCGATCACCGCCGCCATCGCCGCCCAACCCGGCACCCGCGCCTCCTACGGCAGCGCCACCACAGACGCGACCGTCTCGGGGATGAGCGGACCCGTCACCGTGACCGCGTTCGACGGTGACGCCTCCTGGGGCGGCTACACGATGGTCAGCGGGCGGTGGTTCACCGGGGCAGGCGAAGCCGTCGTGCCCAGCACCGTCCTCACCGCCACCGGAGCGAAGGTCGGCGACACCGTCACACTCACCGTGCGGGGCAAGGCAGTTGAGGTCCGGATCGTCGGCGAGGTATTCGACACCGGCCACGACGGCAGGACCGTCCTCACGGACGCGGCCACGCTCAAGCCCGCCGTACCCGGCCTCAACTCCACCACCCTGTACGTCGATCTGAAACCCGGCACAGACCTGCACGCGTATGTCACCGCGCTCAACACCGAGTTGAAGCCTCTGGGGGTCACCGCGAGCACCGGCAAGTCCTCGAACGGCAGCGGCACCGTCAACGTCCTCGACTCGCTCACCGCGCTGCTCACCCTGATGCTGGTGTGCGTCGCCGGGCTCGGTGTGCTGGGCGGGGTCGTCCTCGACACCCATGAGCGCGTCCACGATCTCGGCATCCACAAGGCGCTCGGCATGACACCCCGGCAGACCGTCACGATGGTCGTCACCTCGGTCGTCCTGCCCGGACTGGCCGGCGGCGCCCTCGGTGTGCCGCTGGGCCTGGCCGTGCACGGCGCGGTGATCCCCGCGATGGGCCACGCGGCGGGCCTACGGCTGCCCCGCTCCGTCATCGAGGTCTACGACGCCCAGGGCCTGGTCCTGCTCGGACTCGCCGGTGTCGGAGTCGCCGTACTCGGCTCCCTGCTGCCGGCCGGCTGGGCGGCACGCATCCGCACGGCGACCGCGCTCCGCGCCGAGTAG
- a CDS encoding phosphodiester glycosidase family protein — MTHRQKRLRAGKFVLAQLTAFGALAGAALVGAAPADAVPGTTRLAPGVTYRQFDITAAKGVTHAHVVVVDLRNTHVRVNLLYPGAVAAREPVSQLADSAGAVAGVNGDFFNISETQHPGVEATGSTDGPAIASGIALKAAVPDGQRFGPELPPGTNTRNVLGVGVDRVARLDSLALSGSVHTPHGRLTLGGFNQYALPENSIGAFTTQWGSVSRVRATCGTDTNRAGACSADTYEVTVRGGRVVSESNTPGRGAIAAGTTVLVGREAGAQRLRKLHSGEPVQVKHRLVASRSGVPYRFALGGYPVLRNGRPPAGLDNTTSAVRTAVGIANHGHRLLLFATDGAVAYRGGLTIAEVATQMRELGSVDAFSLDGGGSTTLVARAPGASAVTVRNHPSGGAERPVPNGVGVFSTN, encoded by the coding sequence GTGACGCACCGTCAAAAACGTTTAAGAGCAGGCAAATTCGTCCTCGCACAGCTCACGGCATTCGGCGCGCTGGCCGGTGCGGCCCTGGTCGGGGCGGCACCGGCCGACGCCGTCCCGGGCACCACGCGGCTCGCGCCCGGTGTCACCTACCGGCAGTTCGACATCACCGCGGCCAAGGGTGTGACCCACGCCCATGTGGTCGTCGTGGACCTGCGCAACACCCATGTGCGCGTCAACCTGCTGTACCCGGGCGCGGTGGCGGCCCGGGAGCCCGTCTCCCAGCTGGCCGACTCCGCGGGCGCCGTCGCGGGCGTCAACGGCGACTTCTTCAACATCAGCGAGACCCAGCACCCGGGCGTCGAGGCCACCGGCTCCACCGACGGACCCGCCATCGCCAGCGGCATCGCGCTCAAGGCGGCGGTGCCGGACGGCCAGCGCTTCGGGCCCGAGCTGCCGCCGGGCACGAACACCCGGAACGTGCTCGGTGTGGGGGTCGACCGCGTGGCCCGGCTGGACAGCCTCGCCCTCAGCGGGTCGGTCCATACCCCGCACGGGCGGCTGACGCTCGGCGGGTTCAATCAGTACGCGCTGCCGGAGAACTCCATCGGTGCGTTCACCACACAGTGGGGCAGCGTCTCCCGGGTGCGTGCCACATGTGGCACGGACACGAACCGGGCCGGCGCCTGTAGTGCCGACACCTATGAGGTGACGGTGCGCGGAGGCCGGGTCGTGTCGGAGTCCAACACCCCCGGCAGGGGTGCCATCGCCGCGGGCACCACCGTCCTCGTCGGACGCGAGGCGGGTGCGCAGCGGCTGCGGAAGCTGCACTCCGGCGAGCCGGTCCAGGTGAAGCACCGTCTCGTGGCGTCGAGGTCCGGAGTTCCGTACCGCTTCGCCCTCGGCGGCTACCCCGTCCTGCGCAACGGCCGACCGCCGGCCGGTCTCGACAACACGACCTCGGCCGTCCGCACCGCCGTGGGGATCGCGAACCACGGCCACCGTCTGCTGCTGTTCGCCACGGATGGCGCGGTCGCCTACCGCGGCGGCCTCACGATCGCCGAAGTCGCCACCCAGATGCGGGAGTTGGGCTCGGTCGACGCCTTCAGCCTGGACGGCGGCGGCTCGACGACCCTGGTTGCCCGCGCACCCGGCGCGAGCGCCGTCACGGTACGGAACCATCCCAGCGGCGGCGCCGAACGTCCCGTACCGAACGGTGTCGGAGTCTTCTCGACCAACTGA
- a CDS encoding TetR/AcrR family transcriptional regulator — translation MPATATSKGERSAAELKAAALRVIARQGYLSTKIGDITAEAGKSAGIFYRYFTDKDDLLRSLADDFAAALRERVVEQSGEGHALDGVDDIRGHVRAYWDIYCDHRAEMTAIYEASLVSAEFAAHWEGMRARHVTIWTAHVAEARRLAAPDVDARLTALAVVAMIERFCQLVAPPESEAEGDAAVEALTRLAAHGLLQPDLPRL, via the coding sequence ATGCCCGCAACCGCCACGTCCAAGGGTGAACGCTCCGCGGCCGAGCTCAAGGCCGCCGCCCTGCGGGTGATAGCGCGCCAGGGCTACCTGTCGACGAAGATCGGCGACATCACCGCCGAGGCGGGCAAGTCGGCCGGGATCTTCTACCGGTACTTCACCGACAAGGACGACCTGCTGCGCTCGCTAGCGGACGACTTCGCCGCCGCCCTGCGCGAACGCGTCGTCGAGCAGTCCGGGGAAGGGCATGCCCTCGACGGGGTCGACGACATCCGCGGGCACGTGCGCGCCTACTGGGACATCTACTGCGACCACCGCGCGGAGATGACCGCCATATACGAGGCCTCGCTGGTCAGCGCGGAGTTCGCCGCGCACTGGGAGGGGATGCGGGCACGGCACGTCACGATCTGGACCGCACATGTGGCGGAAGCACGTCGGCTCGCCGCTCCGGATGTGGACGCGCGACTCACCGCGCTCGCGGTCGTCGCCATGATCGAGCGCTTCTGTCAGCTCGTGGCCCCGCCGGAGAGCGAGGCGGAGGGCGATGCGGCGGTCGAGGCGCTGACCCGGCTCGCGGCACACGGCCTGCTCCAGCCCGACCTGCCTCGCCTGTGA
- a CDS encoding ABC transporter ATP-binding protein, which translates to MPNPLPLPLPQPLPPPLIELLDVSRRYGSGPPALEDASLSVRAGEAVAILGPSGSGKSTLLNLIAGLDRPDSGSVTVDGVRVDRLGEAGAARYRRAKIGMVFQFFHLLDDLSVADNVALPARLAGLGRRDSQNRAAELLESLGVARHAGAHPNRLSGGERQRVAVARALMNRPPLLLADEPTGALDSASGEEVSRLLRELNTDGQTIVVVTHDTELARSCTRRTIRLVDGRITSDTANPVADPESVR; encoded by the coding sequence ATGCCGAACCCGCTGCCCCTGCCCCTCCCCCAGCCCCTGCCACCACCGCTCATCGAACTCCTCGATGTGAGCCGCCGCTACGGCAGCGGGCCGCCCGCACTGGAGGACGCGTCGCTGAGCGTGCGGGCCGGTGAGGCCGTCGCGATCCTCGGGCCGTCGGGCAGCGGCAAGTCCACCCTGCTGAACCTCATCGCCGGTCTGGACCGGCCGGACTCCGGGTCCGTCACCGTGGACGGGGTGCGGGTGGACCGGCTGGGCGAGGCCGGGGCGGCGCGGTACCGGCGGGCGAAGATCGGGATGGTCTTCCAGTTCTTCCATCTGCTGGACGATCTCTCGGTCGCCGACAACGTGGCGCTGCCCGCGCGGCTGGCGGGCCTAGGGCGACGCGACTCGCAGAACAGGGCGGCCGAACTGCTGGAGTCACTCGGCGTCGCCCGGCACGCCGGCGCCCATCCGAACCGGCTGTCCGGCGGCGAACGCCAACGGGTAGCCGTGGCAAGGGCGTTGATGAACCGTCCCCCGCTCCTCCTCGCCGACGAGCCGACCGGCGCGCTGGACTCCGCGTCCGGCGAGGAAGTAAGCCGCCTGCTAAGGGAGTTGAACACCGACGGCCAGACGATCGTCGTCGTCACACACGACACGGAGCTGGCGCGATCGTGCACGCGGCGCACGATCCGCCTCGTCGACGGCCGGATCACGTCCGACACCGCCAACCCCGTCGCGGATCCGGAGTCCGTCCGATGA
- a CDS encoding response regulator transcription factor encodes MNRAPRVVVADDQALVRTGFRLILDAHGIEVVAEATDGAEAVDAVRRTRPDVVLMDIRMPEMDGLEATRRILTDVGAVDAPRVVMLTTFDLDHYVYAALAAGASGFLLKDVTPEHLVAAVRTVRAGDALLAPAITRRLVERFARRAPETAALHRDLAALTPRELDVLRLLAQGLSNAELAAGLHLSEATVKTHVSHILAKLSLRDRAQAVVVAYETGLVSPGARHEDAAGGEVPA; translated from the coding sequence GTGAACCGTGCCCCGCGCGTCGTGGTCGCCGACGACCAGGCCCTCGTACGGACCGGATTCCGGCTGATCCTCGACGCCCACGGCATCGAGGTCGTCGCCGAGGCGACCGACGGTGCCGAAGCCGTCGACGCGGTCCGGCGCACGCGGCCCGACGTGGTGCTGATGGACATCCGGATGCCGGAGATGGACGGTCTGGAGGCAACGCGGCGCATTCTCACGGATGTTGGTGCCGTGGACGCGCCGCGCGTGGTCATGCTGACCACGTTCGATCTCGACCACTACGTCTACGCCGCGCTGGCCGCCGGAGCGAGCGGCTTCCTCCTCAAGGACGTCACGCCGGAACATCTCGTCGCCGCAGTCCGCACGGTCCGTGCCGGTGACGCGCTGCTCGCCCCCGCGATCACGCGCCGCCTGGTCGAGCGGTTCGCCCGCCGGGCCCCGGAAACGGCCGCCCTCCATCGCGACCTGGCCGCTCTCACGCCCCGCGAACTCGACGTCCTGCGCCTGCTCGCCCAAGGCCTGAGCAACGCCGAACTGGCCGCCGGGCTCCACCTCTCCGAGGCCACGGTCAAGACCCACGTCTCCCACATCCTCGCCAAGCTCTCCCTGCGCGACCGGGCCCAGGCGGTCGTCGTCGCGTACGAGACGGGGCTCGTCAGCCCGGGGGCGCGGCACGAGGACGCCGCCGGCGGCGAAGTGCCGGCGTAG
- a CDS encoding sensor histidine kinase yields the protein MVPVRLRRAVGALLRPGGQLPRPAGQQRLVDAALALVLTFVSVQYAWGDGYDEAHRHRMTDLVILVFLASASLAWRRRYPLAVLWLVTVATALTPDDVARLTFYACVIAAYSAAAYSPHRLPTLASLAVAVAVISRSGQVGPVDPYFYVAPTVPTQYVPLFISVPIVVAAIGLRTWKLRAAETRTRLTAVESARAEELRRAVEHERARIARELHDVVTHNVSVMVIQAGAARTIMDKSPERAREALLAVEAGGRAAMGELRDVMGLLTMELGQDAYELENPDLDPQPGLDRLEALIGRMRGAGVPVELTVSGAPRSLPAGIELAAYRVVQEALTNTVKHATGADASVQVSYSDGELQVEVTDTGGRPGPAAATGNGRGLIGLRERLAVYGGTLRTGPRPLGGYRVRALIPLEAP from the coding sequence CTGGTCCCGGTCCGGCTGCGCCGGGCGGTCGGCGCGTTGCTGCGCCCCGGTGGTCAACTGCCGCGCCCCGCAGGGCAACAGCGGCTGGTCGACGCCGCGCTCGCGCTCGTTCTCACCTTCGTGTCGGTGCAGTACGCGTGGGGCGACGGCTACGACGAGGCCCACCGGCACCGCATGACCGACCTGGTCATTCTGGTGTTCCTCGCCTCGGCGTCGCTCGCGTGGCGGCGCCGCTACCCCCTCGCCGTCCTGTGGCTCGTGACGGTCGCGACGGCACTGACCCCGGACGACGTCGCCCGGCTCACCTTCTACGCCTGCGTCATCGCCGCCTACAGCGCGGCGGCCTACAGCCCGCACCGCCTGCCGACCCTGGCGAGCCTCGCCGTGGCGGTCGCCGTCATCAGCAGATCGGGCCAGGTCGGCCCGGTCGACCCGTACTTCTACGTCGCCCCGACCGTGCCCACCCAGTACGTGCCCCTGTTCATCTCGGTGCCGATCGTCGTGGCCGCCATCGGACTGCGCACCTGGAAACTCCGGGCCGCCGAGACCCGCACCCGGCTCACCGCGGTGGAGAGCGCCCGGGCCGAGGAGCTGCGTCGGGCCGTAGAACACGAACGGGCCCGGATCGCCCGGGAGTTGCACGACGTCGTCACGCACAACGTCAGCGTGATGGTCATCCAGGCCGGCGCCGCCCGCACGATCATGGACAAGTCCCCGGAGCGGGCGCGCGAGGCACTCCTCGCCGTCGAGGCGGGCGGCCGGGCGGCGATGGGGGAGCTGCGTGACGTGATGGGCCTGCTGACCATGGAACTGGGCCAGGATGCATACGAGTTGGAGAACCCGGACCTGGATCCGCAACCGGGGCTCGACCGGCTGGAGGCACTGATCGGCCGCATGCGCGGCGCCGGCGTGCCGGTCGAACTGACTGTCTCCGGAGCGCCCCGCTCCCTCCCCGCCGGCATCGAACTCGCCGCCTACCGCGTGGTCCAGGAAGCCCTGACCAACACCGTCAAACACGCGACCGGCGCCGACGCGAGCGTCCAAGTGTCGTACAGCGACGGCGAATTGCAGGTCGAGGTCACCGACACCGGCGGCAGGCCGGGCCCCGCCGCGGCCACCGGCAACGGCCGCGGACTGATCGGCCTCCGCGAGCGCCTCGCCGTCTACGGCGGCACCCTGCGCACCGGCCCCCGCCCGCTCGGCGGCTACCGCGTGCGGGCCCTGATCCCCCTGGAGGCCCCGTGA
- a CDS encoding DUF779 domain-containing protein, which translates to MDDTTPRVELTSAAADLLRQLHAQHGPLMFHQSGGCCDGSAPMCYPEGEFRTGGSDVLLAELVVEGVPEPVTFWISRSQNEVWSHTRLIVDVVAGRGSGFSLEAPEGVRFLTRSRVVGA; encoded by the coding sequence ATGGACGACACCACCCCGCGCGTCGAACTCACCTCCGCCGCGGCCGACCTGCTGCGCCAACTCCACGCACAGCACGGCCCGTTGATGTTCCACCAGTCCGGCGGCTGCTGTGACGGCAGTGCGCCCATGTGCTACCCGGAGGGCGAGTTCCGCACCGGCGGTTCGGACGTGCTGCTCGCCGAGCTGGTGGTCGAGGGCGTGCCGGAGCCCGTGACGTTCTGGATCTCGCGCAGTCAGAACGAGGTGTGGAGCCATACCCGGCTGATCGTGGACGTCGTAGCAGGGCGCGGCAGCGGTTTCTCGTTGGAAGCACCCGAGGGGGTGCGTTTTCTCACTCGTTCCCGTGTAGTCGGCGCCTAG
- a CDS encoding phosphatidylinositol-specific phospholipase C/glycerophosphodiester phosphodiesterase family protein: protein MALITRRRALTALGATVAAVLAPPAGSAFAGEQGHRERPLWRAHAHNDYEHPRPLFDALDHRFGSVEADIFLVGDQLLIGHSASELDPSRTLESLYLDPLAALVKANHGSVYRGWRHPLQLLIDIKTEGSSTYLELDRHLQRYKHLFTTYAHGRVHPGAITNVISGDRAARVPMEAQTVRRAFYDGRLADLGSPAPASFISLISDDWQANFTWLGTGPFPDAERRKLRSIVAQAHAHEQTVRFWNTPDVAGPARDALWDELFTAGVDFLNTDDLAGLEAFLDARRSV, encoded by the coding sequence ATGGCCCTCATCACCCGTCGCAGAGCCCTCACCGCGCTCGGCGCCACCGTCGCGGCAGTCCTCGCGCCGCCCGCCGGCAGCGCGTTCGCCGGCGAACAAGGGCACCGCGAGCGGCCGTTGTGGCGCGCCCACGCCCACAACGACTACGAGCACCCGCGCCCGCTCTTCGACGCCCTCGACCACCGCTTCGGCAGCGTCGAGGCCGACATCTTCCTCGTCGGCGACCAACTCCTCATCGGTCACTCCGCGTCCGAACTCGATCCGAGCCGCACACTCGAATCCCTCTACCTCGACCCGCTCGCCGCCCTCGTGAAGGCCAACCACGGCTCGGTGTACCGGGGTTGGCGCCATCCGCTGCAACTCCTGATCGACATCAAGACCGAGGGTTCCTCGACGTACCTCGAACTCGACCGCCATCTCCAGCGCTACAAGCACCTGTTCACGACCTACGCCCACGGACGCGTCCACCCCGGCGCCATCACCAACGTCATCTCCGGCGACCGCGCGGCCCGTGTCCCCATGGAGGCACAGACCGTACGACGTGCCTTCTACGACGGCCGGCTCGCCGACCTCGGCAGCCCGGCGCCCGCCTCCTTCATCTCGCTCATCAGCGACGACTGGCAGGCCAACTTCACCTGGCTCGGCACCGGCCCCTTCCCCGACGCCGAACGGCGGAAACTGCGCTCGATCGTCGCGCAGGCGCACGCCCACGAGCAGACCGTGCGGTTCTGGAACACCCCGGACGTGGCGGGCCCGGCCCGTGACGCGCTGTGGGACGAACTGTTCACCGCAGGTGTGGACTTCCTCAACACCGACGACCTGGCCGGGCTGGAAGCGTTCCTGGACGCGCGCCGGTCTGTGTGA
- a CDS encoding alpha/beta fold hydrolase, whose product MPATPLGLGQARHLDVPGGRIAYYETGLTDPAASVIVWVHGLPLDSRSWSAQREFFDTRARNVFLDLRGYGASSELPPAVTGVTALYVADLAALIQHLGLTAPLLVGFASAGHVALRFAAEHPDLVGKLAVINGSPTFRRSADWPYGFDEKGIARFTDAAAEGGIEGITDAVLDPEVVFADVDAARAAELGAWFREMSHNAGVRTLLGFFEDISLDDDRALLPAVEAPTLLMASTIGQEVPTEVSLYLRTTIADARLAELPGADHFAFATRPELVNSLLDSFLTS is encoded by the coding sequence ATGCCCGCGACCCCTCTCGGCCTCGGCCAGGCCCGCCACCTCGACGTACCGGGCGGCCGTATCGCCTACTACGAGACCGGCCTGACCGATCCCGCCGCGTCGGTGATCGTCTGGGTGCACGGCCTGCCCCTCGACTCCCGTTCCTGGTCGGCCCAGCGGGAGTTCTTCGACACCCGCGCCCGCAACGTCTTCCTCGACCTGCGCGGCTACGGCGCCTCCAGCGAACTGCCGCCCGCCGTAACCGGCGTCACCGCCCTGTACGTCGCCGACCTCGCGGCGCTGATCCAACACCTGGGACTCACGGCCCCGTTGCTGGTCGGCTTCGCCTCCGCAGGACACGTCGCGCTGCGCTTCGCCGCCGAACACCCGGACCTCGTGGGCAAGTTGGCGGTCATCAACGGCTCGCCCACGTTCCGTCGCTCCGCCGACTGGCCCTACGGCTTCGATGAGAAGGGGATCGCCCGCTTCACCGACGCGGCGGCCGAGGGCGGCATCGAGGGCATCACCGACGCCGTGCTCGACCCCGAGGTCGTCTTCGCCGACGTGGACGCCGCCCGCGCGGCCGAACTCGGCGCCTGGTTCCGGGAGATGAGCCACAACGCCGGCGTACGGACCCTGCTCGGTTTCTTCGAGGACATCTCCCTGGACGACGACCGGGCCCTGCTCCCGGCCGTCGAGGCGCCCACCCTTCTGATGGCGAGCACCATCGGGCAGGAGGTGCCCACCGAGGTCTCCCTGTACCTGCGCACCACCATCGCCGACGCCCGCCTGGCCGAGCTGCCCGGCGCGGACCACTTCGCCTTCGCCACCCGCCCGGAGCTGGTCAACAGTCTCCTGGACTCCTTCCTGACCAGCTGA
- a CDS encoding DUF5624 domain-containing protein, protein MPSHQSPELVDLFTTYTAGPGSIGSHLTRAAVEHGSADPLIVATSADFALYPGDGRPPTVEGFRVSTRGFKELAGVSHLGPAVATLVQLHEKYADFGWRAEAERLLREVERSRAANSAELWRETIAVEAYRGREQAIADMVDYACAVTARYLRAALADESYLNSRTLREDYLEGGPCGQLPVPVNQMMIATFFLAGLDISYRILRWFTTQKIDWARAMVVIAGQQGRPTAGVTWNTSSVATMILGASDYQLPLERLYMAPHAPTFATPVDGDLTEVAALEEPLRRIWFNTRATVELGELMFDGYPRYAPGQLTAPDVADPALAEISEMPVIHGPDDWRAMTTRLRMVLEDPRQLLSGCVTDFAVRQLVEAGNDPAKVVVPGLDGVAYPTDL, encoded by the coding sequence ATGCCGTCCCACCAAAGTCCCGAACTCGTCGACCTGTTCACGACCTACACGGCCGGGCCCGGCAGCATCGGCTCGCATCTGACCCGGGCCGCCGTCGAACACGGCAGCGCCGACCCGCTGATCGTGGCCACCAGCGCCGACTTCGCGCTCTATCCCGGCGACGGCCGGCCGCCCACCGTCGAAGGCTTCCGCGTCTCCACCCGCGGCTTCAAGGAACTGGCCGGTGTCTCGCATCTAGGCCCCGCCGTGGCCACCCTCGTCCAACTCCACGAGAAGTACGCCGACTTCGGCTGGCGCGCCGAGGCTGAGCGGCTGCTGCGCGAGGTCGAGCGCTCGCGCGCCGCCAACAGCGCCGAGTTGTGGCGCGAGACCATCGCCGTGGAGGCGTACCGGGGTCGCGAGCAGGCGATCGCCGACATGGTCGACTACGCGTGCGCGGTCACCGCCCGCTATCTGCGCGCCGCCCTGGCCGACGAGTCGTACCTCAACTCCCGTACCCTGCGCGAGGATTACCTGGAAGGCGGCCCCTGTGGCCAACTGCCCGTCCCGGTCAACCAGATGATGATCGCGACGTTCTTCCTCGCCGGCCTGGACATCTCCTACCGCATCCTGCGCTGGTTCACCACGCAGAAGATCGACTGGGCCCGCGCGATGGTCGTGATCGCCGGCCAGCAGGGCCGCCCCACCGCGGGCGTCACGTGGAACACCTCCAGCGTCGCCACCATGATCCTGGGCGCCTCCGATTACCAACTGCCCCTGGAGCGGCTCTACATGGCGCCGCACGCCCCCACCTTCGCCACCCCCGTCGACGGCGACCTGACCGAAGTCGCCGCGCTGGAGGAGCCGTTGCGCCGTATCTGGTTCAACACGCGTGCCACCGTGGAGCTGGGGGAGTTGATGTTCGACGGCTATCCCCGTTACGCACCGGGGCAGTTGACGGCTCCCGACGTCGCGGACCCCGCCCTCGCGGAGATCAGCGAGATGCCGGTGATCCACGGCCCCGACGACTGGCGCGCCATGACCACCCGGCTGCGCATGGTCCTGGAGGACCCACGCCAACTGCTCTCCGGCTGCGTCACCGACTTCGCCGTACGCCAACTCGTCGAGGCCGGCAACGACCCCGCGAAGGTCGTCGTCCCCGGCCTGGACGGGGTCGCGTACCCCACCGACCTGTAG